One window of Sphingobacteriales bacterium genomic DNA carries:
- the nosZ gene encoding Sec-dependent nitrous-oxide reductase has product MKQWLIGSLIFVAILAFAINGCKPQNMATAVTGDAASKVYVAPGKYDEFYNFVSGGFSGQMAVYGLPSGRLLKVLPVFSVNPESGYGYSEESKPMLNTSHGFVPWDDLHHPELSQTNGEVDGRWIFGNANNTPRIARLDLKSFKTAEIIEIPNSSGNHSSPFITENTEYVIAGTRFSYPMDNKESNPDVSIDTYKDNFRGTVSFVGVEKETGHMDIAFQILLPGVNFDLSHSGKGPSSGWFFFSCYNTEQAYTLLEVNASQKDKDFIMAVNWKKAEEYVKQGKGKKQKVRYAVNRFDEHTHTATSTIKEEVLVLDPKELADMVYFIPCPKSPHGCDVDPTGQYIIGSGKLAATIPVFSFAKLQTAIQAKDFDGDFDGIPVVKYESALYGEVKKPGLGPLHTEFDGKGNAYTSFFVSSEIVKWNIEKLEVLDRVPTYYSIGHLCVPGGDSQKPFGKYVIAYNKITKDRYLPTGPELTQSAQLYDITGDKMQLLLDFPTIGEPHYAQACPADLIAKNSLKIFKIEENTHPRAAKGEGQAKVERNGNDVHVYMTSIRSHFAPDNIEGVKLGDNVYFHVTNLEQDWDVPHGFAVKGANNAELLIMPGETQTLKWTPDRVGVFPFYCTDFCSALHQEMQGYLRVSPAGSKVELKYSMGKTEKPE; this is encoded by the coding sequence ATGGCAACAGCCGTTACCGGGGATGCAGCAAGTAAAGTTTATGTAGCTCCCGGTAAATACGACGAATTTTACAACTTTGTTTCCGGTGGTTTTAGCGGTCAAATGGCTGTTTACGGACTGCCCTCCGGCAGATTGCTGAAAGTTCTTCCCGTGTTTTCAGTTAACCCCGAAAGTGGTTATGGGTATAGTGAAGAATCAAAACCCATGCTTAATACTTCACATGGTTTTGTTCCCTGGGATGACCTTCACCACCCAGAACTTTCTCAAACAAATGGTGAAGTTGACGGCCGTTGGATTTTTGGCAATGCAAACAATACTCCTCGTATTGCCAGATTAGACCTGAAATCTTTCAAAACAGCCGAAATAATCGAAATCCCCAACAGCAGTGGAAACCACTCTTCGCCGTTTATTACCGAAAATACAGAATATGTGATTGCCGGCACGCGGTTCAGCTATCCTATGGACAACAAAGAAAGCAATCCCGATGTGTCAATTGATACCTATAAAGACAACTTCAGGGGCACAGTTTCTTTTGTGGGAGTTGAAAAAGAAACCGGACACATGGATATCGCTTTTCAAATATTGTTGCCCGGGGTGAACTTTGACCTGAGCCATTCAGGAAAAGGTCCTTCAAGCGGTTGGTTTTTCTTTTCCTGCTACAATACCGAACAAGCCTATACTTTATTGGAAGTAAACGCTTCGCAAAAGGATAAAGACTTTATCATGGCGGTTAACTGGAAAAAAGCTGAAGAATATGTAAAACAAGGTAAAGGCAAAAAACAAAAAGTTCGTTATGCGGTGAACAGATTTGATGAACACACACATACCGCCACTTCTACTATTAAAGAAGAAGTTTTGGTTTTAGACCCGAAAGAATTGGCCGACATGGTCTATTTTATTCCTTGTCCCAAATCTCCGCACGGTTGTGATGTAGATCCTACCGGACAATACATTATTGGTAGCGGAAAACTGGCAGCGACAATCCCTGTATTTTCATTTGCAAAACTGCAAACAGCCATTCAGGCTAAAGATTTTGACGGCGATTTCGATGGTATTCCGGTTGTAAAATACGAATCTGCATTATATGGTGAAGTTAAAAAACCAGGACTTGGCCCGCTTCATACAGAGTTTGACGGCAAAGGAAATGCTTATACTTCTTTCTTCGTTTCTTCCGAAATCGTCAAATGGAATATCGAGAAACTGGAAGTTTTAGACCGCGTACCTACTTATTATTCAATTGGTCACCTTTGTGTTCCGGGCGGCGATTCTCAAAAACCGTTTGGCAAATATGTGATTGCATACAACAAAATTACCAAAGACCGCTATTTGCCCACAGGACCGGAGCTCACCCAATCAGCGCAGCTATATGACATTACCGGCGATAAAATGCAGTTGTTGCTTGACTTTCCGACCATCGGGGAACCCCACTACGCACAGGCATGTCCGGCAGATTTGATTGCTAAAAACTCGCTCAAAATTTTTAAAATTGAAGAAAACACGCATCCCCGCGCTGCTAAAGGCGAAGGTCAGGCCAAAGTGGAACGAAACGGCAACGATGTGCATGTTTATATGACTTCCATACGTTCTCATTTTGCTCCCGATAATATAGAAGGGGTTAAATTAGGCGACAATGTCTATTTTCATGTAACCAACTTAGAGCAAGATTGGGATGTTCCTCACGGATTTGCAGTTAAAGGTGCAAACAATGCTGAATTGCTCATTATGCCCGGCGAAACTCAAACCCTGAAATGGACACCCGACAGAGTTGGAGTGTTCCCCTTCTATTGTACCGACTTTTGCTCGGCACTGCATCAGGAAATGCAAGGATATTTGAGGGTTTCTCCGGCAGGCTCAAAAGTAGAACTCAAATATTCAATGGGTAAAACCGAAAAACCCGAATAA